From the genome of Mycetocola spongiae, one region includes:
- a CDS encoding TetR/AcrR family transcriptional regulator produces MAGKTPKGVATRQAILAAAAGVFARQGYAGTRMDDIFAATGLTKGAVYFHFASKEALAWAVVEDHKRRWLELARDEVESSTEALEQFRRLAELLIRLSSADESTWSVVRLAEQVGVHSAADIAASAGPMTDWIALMDEVIRRGQRQGVFDKRHSAADVAVAVVASFDGLKAISDALGEDERAAFTRRARLLVSLLETGIRA; encoded by the coding sequence ATGGCGGGCAAGACTCCCAAGGGGGTGGCAACGCGGCAGGCAATTTTGGCCGCGGCCGCCGGCGTTTTTGCGCGGCAGGGTTATGCCGGCACGCGCATGGACGATATCTTTGCGGCGACCGGTCTTACCAAGGGTGCCGTTTATTTTCACTTCGCCTCGAAGGAGGCGCTGGCCTGGGCCGTGGTGGAGGATCATAAGCGGCGCTGGCTGGAGCTCGCGCGCGATGAGGTCGAATCCAGCACCGAGGCGCTGGAGCAGTTTCGGCGGCTCGCCGAACTGCTGATCCGCCTCTCATCCGCGGATGAGTCCACATGGAGCGTGGTGCGTCTCGCCGAGCAGGTGGGCGTGCACTCGGCGGCGGATATCGCGGCCTCCGCGGGGCCCATGACCGATTGGATTGCCCTGATGGATGAGGTAATTCGGCGCGGGCAGCGGCAGGGAGTGTTTGATAAGCGGCATTCGGCCGCCGATGTGGCCGTGGCCGTGGTGGCCTCCTTTGACGGGCTGAAGGCCATCAGTGACGCCCTCGGTGAGGATGAGCGCGCGGCGTTTACCCGGCGGGCGCGCCTCCTGGTATCCCTTCTGGAAACGGGAATCCGGGCCTGA
- a CDS encoding SDR family NAD(P)-dependent oxidoreductase, with amino-acid sequence MSILITGASSGIGEQFARAYAARGHGLILVARSEKKLERLAAELRAAHGIRVEVIALDLARPGSAEALVETTRRMGLEINTLVNNAGFATHGDIVDADPVRMVEQIQLNCSTLADLTARFLPAMRERGRGTIVNIASTAAFQPLPHMAVYGAAKAFVLSFTEALWAENRRHGIRILAVCPGATDTAFFETAGEAAASGTKRSPRLLVERTLRELEGGKPSFVDGAANALIARCVTRLLPRRVILGIAERSVRAA; translated from the coding sequence ATGTCTATACTCATCACGGGAGCTTCCTCGGGAATCGGCGAACAATTCGCGCGGGCCTATGCCGCCCGCGGACACGGCCTGATCCTGGTCGCCCGCAGCGAGAAAAAACTGGAACGGCTGGCCGCGGAACTCAGGGCAGCGCACGGCATCCGCGTCGAGGTGATCGCCCTGGACCTGGCGCGACCGGGATCGGCCGAGGCCCTGGTCGAAACCACGCGGCGGATGGGCCTGGAGATCAACACCCTGGTGAATAACGCCGGTTTCGCCACACACGGCGATATCGTGGACGCGGATCCGGTCCGCATGGTGGAACAGATCCAGCTCAACTGCTCCACACTCGCCGACCTCACCGCCCGATTCCTCCCGGCAATGCGGGAACGCGGGCGCGGCACGATCGTGAATATCGCCTCCACCGCGGCGTTCCAACCGCTGCCACATATGGCGGTATATGGGGCGGCCAAGGCCTTTGTTCTCTCCTTCACCGAGGCGCTGTGGGCCGAGAACCGCCGGCACGGGATCCGCATTCTGGCGGTCTGCCCCGGGGCCACCGATACCGCGTTTTTTGAGACGGCGGGGGAGGCCGCGGCCTCGGGTACCAAACGCTCGCCGCGGCTCCTGGTTGAGCGCACTCTCCGCGAACTCGAGGGTGGAAAGCCGAGCTTTGTGGACGGCGCGGCCAATGCCCTGATTGCCCGCTGCGTGACCAGGCTGCTGCCCCGCCGGGTGATCCTCGGAATCGCCGAGCGCAGCGTGCGGGCGGCCTAG